Proteins encoded by one window of Aliivibrio wodanis:
- the truA gene encoding tRNA pseudouridine synthase A, whose amino-acid sequence MRIALCIEYDGASYHGWQSQKDVTSVQEELEKALMIVANEPIEVMCAGRTDAGVHGTGQVVHFDTNSTRKLPVWMVGVNANLPKNIAVRWVKEVNEDFHARFTATARRYRYIIFNNRQRPAIFSHGVSHYHEALDAELMHQAGQYLLGENDFTSFRAVRCQSRTPWRNLIHLKVTRHGDFIVIDIKANAFVHHMVRNITGSLIEVGRGKQKPEWIQWLLEAKDRKIAGPTAKAEGLYLIDVDYPKEWDLPRVPLGPLFLPDN is encoded by the coding sequence ATGCGAATAGCTTTATGTATCGAATATGATGGTGCCAGTTACCACGGGTGGCAGAGTCAAAAAGACGTAACGAGTGTCCAAGAAGAATTAGAAAAAGCCTTAATGATTGTTGCGAATGAACCTATTGAGGTTATGTGTGCAGGCCGAACTGATGCTGGGGTACATGGAACCGGTCAAGTCGTACATTTTGATACAAATAGCACCCGTAAATTACCAGTCTGGATGGTAGGGGTAAACGCAAACTTACCAAAAAATATAGCGGTTCGTTGGGTTAAAGAAGTTAACGAGGATTTTCATGCTCGTTTTACAGCTACTGCACGACGTTACCGTTATATCATCTTTAATAACCGCCAACGTCCTGCTATTTTTAGCCATGGTGTTAGCCATTACCATGAGGCATTAGATGCTGAATTAATGCATCAAGCAGGGCAGTATTTACTGGGTGAAAACGACTTTACTTCGTTTCGAGCTGTCCGTTGTCAGTCACGAACTCCTTGGCGTAACCTAATCCACTTGAAAGTAACTCGTCATGGAGACTTTATCGTGATTGATATTAAAGCCAATGCATTTGTTCATCATATGGTGCGTAATATTACTGGTAGCTTAATTGAAGTAGGCAGAGGTAAGCAAAAACCAGAATGGATACAATGGTTACTAGAGGCAAAAGATCGTAAAATAGCAGGTCCAACAGCCAAAGCAGAAGGCTTATATCTTATTGATGTAGATTATCCGAAAGAATGGGATTTACCACGAGTACCGTTAGGTCCTCTATTTTTACCTGATAATTGA